Genomic window (Geothermobacter ehrlichii):
AGACCACGAACGAAAGACCGATGGCGCCGGTCGCGATCGTTCCGATCACCTTCTCATTCTTGATCTTCTTGCCCAGCAGCCCGTTGATGATGCTGCCGACGAGCGGGAAGAACGGAATGAGCCAAATCAGACTGTAATCTTGCATTGACCTCTATCTCCTCTCGGATCACTGAAAACTGGCGAAATCAGCCCTACCACTTGAGCAGGTTGATGTCATCGACCTCGATGGTCTCCTTGTTGCGGAAGAAGGCAATCATCAGGGCCAGACCGACAGCCGCCTCGGCCGCGGCAACGGCCATGACGAAAAAGACGAAGATCTGGCCGTCCATGTTGCCCAGGTGGCGCGACAGGGCGATGAATGAGAGGTTGACCGCGTTCAGCATCAGCTCGATGCACATGAAGATGACGATGGCGTTACGCCGGGTCAGCACCCCGAAGGTGCCCAGGGAAAACAGAATCGCGCTCAACACCAGATAATGGCCTACGGTTATCATCTCTATCTCCCGTTGGGTTCAGACTAGACTTCTTTTTTCGCCAGGATGACGGCGCCGACGATTGCGACCAGCAGCAGAATCGAGGCGATCTCGAACGGCAGCAGAAAATCGACGAACATCGCCTTGCCGATCAGCTCGGTATGCCCCTGGCGCAGCACCACGTCGCGGGTGATCTCCCCGACCGCCCGGGTCGGCTCGCCCCGCTGGATGAAGAAGACGCTGACCAGAAAGACCAGAGCGCTGCCGATGGTTCCCCAGGCGACGTGGGTCGGCTTCTTGTACGGTTCGACGCCCATGTTCAGGAGCATGATCACGAACAGGATCAGCACCATGATGGCGCCGGCGTAGACCATCACCTGGATGGCGGCCATGAACGGCGCGCTGAGCATCACGTAGAACACGGCCAGGCAGAAGAAGGTGTTGACCAGAGCCAGAGCGCTGTTCACCGGACTCTTGGCCGTCACCACGATCAGGCCCGACAGGACGGCGACCAGGGCCACAAGGTAGAAGAAAAGTACTTGCATGGGTCAACACTCCTATTTCGTATTGAGCAGCCGCTGTTTGTCGAACACGAAATCATCCCGGTGGTAGTTAGCCAGTTCGTAGTTGCCGGTCATCTCGATGGCTTCAACCGGACAGGCCTCGACACAGTAACCACAGAAGATGCAGCGCAGCAGATCGATCTGGTAGACCTTGGGATACTTCTCGCCTTTCTCGTTCTCGGCCGACTCGACAGTGATGCACTTGGCCGGGCAGACCGTCGGACAGAGATAGCAGGCCACGCACTTTTCCCGGTCCTGGGTGGGGACCAGCCGGTGCAGGCCGCGGAAACGTTCCGACGGCTGAAGCTTGACCTTCGGGTACTGCACCGTCGTCGAGTGGCCCGGGAGAAGATGCTTGAACGTGATGCTCAGCCCTTGAATGAACTCTTTAATCATCAGTATGTACCTCGTAAACAGGTTGAGAACTTACTGCTGCAGAACCACAACGATCCCGGTCACCAGGATGTTGGCCAGGGCCAGGGGCAGAAGCACCTTCCAGCCCAGCTTCATCAGCTGGTCGTAGCGGACGCGGGGGAAGGTGGCGCGAATCCACATCAGGAAGAACATGAAGGAGAAGATCTTTCCGAGCAGATTGACCGGCCCCCAGGGCGTCGGTCCGGACCAGCCGCCGAGGAACAGGGTCGACAGGATGGCCGCCACCACGATCATGTTGGCGTACTCCGCCATGAAGAACAGGGCGTACTTCATGGAGGAATATTCGGTACAGAAACCGGAAACCAGCTCCGACTCGGCTTCGGGCATGTCGAACGGGGTCCGGTTGATCTCGGCGGTGCCGGTGATCAGGAAGAGCAGGAAAGCCAGCGGCTGCTTCCAGATGTACCAGTCGAGGATCGAGCCGCTCTGCAGGGCGACGATCTCGCGCAGGCTCAGGGTTTCCGAAAGCATGAAGACGGCGACGATCGCCAGGCCGGCGGCCAGCTCGTAGGAGATCATCTGCGCTGAGGCGCGAACGCCGCCGAGCAGGGAGTACTTGCTGTTGGACGACCAGCCGGCCAGGGTGATGCCGTAGACGCCGAGCCCGGCCATGGCCAGAATGTAGAGGATGCCGATGTTGAGATCGGTGATCTGCAGCGGAATGGCGTAGGCCTTGCCGCCGAAGTTCACCACCAGGTCGCTGCCGAACGGAACCACGGCGATGGTGATCAGCGACGGAATCAGGATCATCATCGGCGCCAGGATGAAGGGAATCTTGCTCGCCTGGGTCGGGATGATGTCTTCCTTGAAGAAGAGCTTGATGCCATCGGCGATCGGCTGCAGCAGACCGTGCCAGCCGGTCAGCATCGGACCCAGGCGGGTCTGCATGTGGCCGATGACCTTCCGCTCGACCCAAGTCGCATAGGCGACGATGCCCATGGTCAGTCCGAAGACCACCAGAATCTTCACCGCCATGGCAATGATGAACAGCAGCGGCGCGTTCGACAGGCTCAACATTTCAGCAGTCATGTGTCTTCCTCTTTACGCTTTATCGAGAGAGTTGGTGTGACTCTGTCCGTGTGAGAATCAGCCCTTCGCGACCTCGGCCGCAACCACCGCTTCGCCGCGGAAGACCCGGTTCAGACCGGTTCCCGCGAAGTGACTGGGGGCGAAGAGCAGCCCCTTCGGCAGCCGCGCCCCGACCTTCGCCTTCAGCTTCAGGTCGACGCCGCCGGCCTTGACGGTGACGCTGTCGCCGTCCTTGATGCCCAGCTCGGCGGCATCCTCCCGTCCCAGTTCGACGTAGGGCTCGGGCACCGCGGCCAGCGGGCCGTCGGCGTGGGTGGTGGTGCTGCCGGAATGGTAGAGGGAGCTGCCGGTGGTCAGCAGGAAACGTCCCTCGGCGCTCTTGCCGCCGCCGACGGCAACCAGATTGCGGGTTTTGGGTGCCAGTTTCTCGCCGCCCCAGACCACGCCCTGCGGGCCGATCTCGTCAAGACCGATCTGCGGGTAGTCGGCCAGCCCGGCGCACAGCTCGCCGAAGACCTCGGCGGGTCCGGCGGGCGCCTGGGCTCCCAGTTTTTCCAGCAGGGCGCCGAAAATGGCATAATCCGTACGCGCCTCGCCTGGGCTGGTGATACCGGGACGAACCCGCTGGATGCGCCGTTCGGCGTTGGTGAAGGTTCCATCCTTCTCGGCGAAGGAAGCGGCCGGCAGCACCACGTCCGCCTTGGCGGCGGTGGGCGACAGGAAGAGATCCTGCACCACCACGAAGCCGGCATTGGCCAGGGCCTTCTCCACTCGGTCGCCGTCCGGGTAGGTCGTCAGCGGATCCTCGCCGATGATATACAGGCTGCCGAGCTTGCCTTCGGCGGCTGCCGCCAGCATCGCCTGGGCACCCAGTCCATCTTCTTTCGGCAGCACGCCGAGGTCGATGGCGCCCTGGCTGTTGGCCTTTTCACCGCAGACGTAGAGGCCGGCCTCTTCCTGGTCGGCCAGCCCGGCCAGCAGGGCCAGGTTGGCGGCAGCAAGCCCCAGTTCGCGGCTGGCCGGCGTGTAGGGCAGACCGTAGCCGAGCAGGATCGCCCCCTTCTGAGCCTCGGCAAGCCGCTCGGCGGCGGCGACAATCGCTTCGGCCGACACACCGGTCCGCTCGGCGACCCTGGCCGGAGCGAATTCGGCCATCGCCTGCTTGAACTCGTCAATACCGGACACGCCTTCGGTCCTGGCCTTGCCGCCTTCGAGCAGTGCCACGCACATGGCGTTGAGCACGTCGACTTCCAGGCCGGGACGGGTCAGCAGGGTTTCGGCGTTGGGCAGTTTGGTGAACTTGCCCTTCTTGTCGGCCAGAACCAGCAGCTTCGCTTCGTGCCGCTTCACCGCCTGGTTGACCACCATGCCGAACACCGGGTGGGTCTCGTAGAAATCGGAACGGATGCTGAGGATCACGTCCGCCGTCTCCACCTGGGGGAAGGTGCCGGTCGAGGCGGTCAGTCCGAGCACGTCCTTCACCCCTTCGGTCAGGACCTTGTAGCACTCGCCGCCACTGTGGTCCAAGCTGGTGACGCCGGCGGCGTCGGCGAGCCTCTTCAGCAGGAAGAACTCCTCGTTGGTCAGCCTCGCCCCCGTGATGATGCCGGCCCCTTTACTGTCCTTCAGTCCGTTGGCTACAGCCTCCAGGGCCTCGTCCCAGCTCGTTTCGACAAGTTCTCCCCCCTTACGTACGAGCGGCCGGGTCAGGCGCTGGTCACTGTTCACATACGAATAGCCAAAACGGCCGCGGATACAGAGGTTGCCGTCGTTGACGCCGTTCTTGTCGTTGAAGCGGATGGTCTGGACCTGGTTGTCCTTCACACCCAGGGTCAGGGTGCAGCCGTTGCCGCAGTAGCCACAGACGGTGTCGACCTCCTTCAGCTGCCAGGGACGGGCCTTGAACTTGAAGGGGCGCGGCAGCAGGGCCCCGACGGGGCAGAGGGAGACGCACTGGCCGCAGAACTCGCAGTGCAGACCGCGATCGAAGGCGGTGGCGATCTTGGTTTCGAAACCGCGCTCGACAAAGGAGTAGGAGCCGTGGGCGACGATTTCGTCACACACCCGGACGCAGCGGCCGCAGAGGACACAGCGATTCATGTTCCGCTCGATGAACGGATTGTTCTCGTCGGTCGGGTAGTGAAACTTTTCACCCACGAAGCGGTTGGTGACAACCTCGTACTCGTAGGTCAGGTCCTGCAGCTCGCACTCGCCACCCTTGTCGCATACCGGGCACTCGACCACGTGGTTGACCAGCAGGAACTCGAGCACGGTCTTGCGGACCTTGCGAATCTCCTCGGAGGTCGTGGTCACCACCATGCCCTCGGTCACCGGGGTGGTACAGGACGGGATCAGCCGCCCCTTCATCTGCTCGACCTCGACCAGGCAGACCCGGCAGGCGCCGAAGGGGAGCAGCTTCTTGGCATAGCAGAGCACCGGGATGTCGATGCCGGCTTCCCGGGCCGCCTCATAAATGGTGTAGGTCTTGGGAACCGTGACCTGTTTGCCGTCGATTGTCAGATTAACCATCGTATCCTCTTATCCGCTTCAGCAGTTCGGCTGAGAGAGTTAGTCAATTGCCATGAAACGGCAGGCGTCGTAACAGGAGGTGCACTCGGTGCACTTGTCGCGATCGATGTAGGCGACCTTGCCCTTTTCCCAGGTGACGGCATCGACCGGACAGACCTTCTTGCACAGACCGCACTTCTTGCAGGCATCCTCGATCACGCGGAAGTGCAGAAGCGGCTTGCAGACGTGCGAGGGGCACTCCTTGTCCTTGATGTGCGCCTCGTACTCGTGCCGGAAGTAGCGGATGGTCGAAAGAACCGGGTTCGGCGCCGTCTGGCCGAGACCGCACAGCGACGATTTCTTGATGTCGTAGGCCATGTCCTGCAGCAGCTCGATGTCGCCTTCCCGCCCTTCGCCGGCACAGATGCGCTCGAGGATCTCGAGCATGATCTTCAGGCCGATGCGGCAGGGGATGCACTTGCCGCAGGACTCGCGCCGGGTGAAGGTGAGGAAGAAGCGGGCGACGTCGACCATGCAGGTGGTCTCGTCCATGACGACCAGGCCGCCCGAGCCCATCATGGCGCCGGCCTTGATCAGCGAATCGTAATCGACCTCGGCATCCAGCGCCTCGGCCGGCAGACAGCCACCGGAAGGACCGCCGGCCTGTACCGCCTTGAACTTGCGGTTGTTCAGAATGCCGCCGCAGACGTCGTAGATGACCTCGCGCATGGTGACGCCGGCGGGAACCTCGACCAGACCGGTGTGCTTGACCTTTCCGGTGACGGCGAAGATCTTGGTGCCCTTGGTCCCCTCGGTACCGATGGAGGCGTACCAGTCGGCTCCTTTCTGCAGGATGTAGGTGACGTTGGCGTAGGTTTCGACGTTGTTGATGTTGGTCGGCTTGCCCCACAGGCCGCGCACCGCCGGGAACGGCGGACGCGGACGCGACATGCCGCGGTGGCCCTCGATCGAGGCCATCAGGGCCGTCTCCTCGCCGCAGACGAAGGCACCGGCGCCGGCCTTGATCTTCAGATGGAAGGGGAAGCCGAGCCCCATGCAGTCATCGCCGAGAATCCCCCGCTCGTAGCAGGTATCGATGGCCATCTGCAGGCGCTTGATTGCCAGCGGATATTCGGCGCGGACATAGACATAACCGTGGCTGCAGCCGATGGCGTAGGCGGCGACCATCATCCCCTCGATGATGCAGTAGGGGTCGCCCTCGAGCAGAGAGCGGTCCATGAAGGCCCCGGGGTCACCCTCGTCAGCGTTGCAGATCAAGTACTTCAGCTTGCCGGGAGTGGCCTTGCAGAAGGACCACTTGACACCGGTGGGGAAACCGCCGCCGCCGCGGCCGCGCAGACCCGAGCGCTTGACCTCCTCGATCACCTCCTCCGGCTGCATGGTTACCGCCCGCTTGATCGCCTCGAAGCCGCCATGCTCGATGTAGTCCTCGATGCTCTCGGCGTCGATGCGGCCGCAGCGGGAGAAGATGGTGCGGTGCTGCTTCTCCAGAAACTTCGAGTAATAGGGACCGGCGGTCTTCTTCGGCACCGGCTCGCCGCCGATGATGTGCTCCTCGACGATCTGCGGCACCAGCTCGGGGGTGACGAAATCGTAGGTCACGCCCTCCTGGCCGGGAATGAGAATGTCGACCAGGACATCGTTGGCGCACAGCCCGCGACAGCCGGTCTTCTTGATTTCGCAGCGCTTGCCGACCTTGGCATCTATACCGTGTTTCTTGAATTCCTCTTCGAAGGCCTCGGCAACCTTCATCGAACCGGAAGCGATGCCGCCGGTGCCGGTACAGATGAGAACTTCAACAGTCTGAGCAGTTTCGGCCATGGGATACCCCTGTGCAAACGGACCGGGTTCAGTCCATCTTCTGGTATTTCTCGATAACTTCGTTCAGCTTTTGAACCGACATGGAACCGTAGGTCGCGTCGTTGACCATGATGACTGGAGCCATGCCGCAGGCACCGATGCAGGCGACGTACTCACAGGTAAACTTCAAATCCTCGGTCGTCTCGGCGTGACCGATGCCGAGAAGCTCCTGGATCTTGTCACCCAGGCGGGTCGCCCCCTTGACATGGCAGGCCGTACCCATGCAGACTCGTACGATGTACTTGCCACGCGGCTCCAGGTGGAACTGGGCGTAGAAGGTCAGCACGCCGTAGATCTGGCTCGGGTAGACGTTGAGCCGCTCGGCGGCCAGGAAGACCGCCTCCTCGGGCACGTACCCGTAATGGTCCTGGATCTCCTGGAGCACCGGCATCAGCGCCCCGAGCATGTCCTGGTACTTGTCTAGAATGGCGTTGCAGGGCCCGAGGTCGATTTCCTGCTCGGCTACTTTTTCTGCAGATTCGCTCATGGCTAGCTTCCTCGCTGATCGCTTTAGCGGTCGATCTCGCCGAGAACGACGTCCAGGGTACCGATGATGGCGATGACGTCGGCAATCAGGGCCCCTTCGACCATCTGCGGCAACGCCTGCAGGTTGACGAAGGAGGCCGGACGGATACGCATGCGGAAGGGACGGGGCGACCCGTCGGAAATCAGGTAGAATCCGGTTTCACCCTTGGGATTTTCGACACCGACGTAGACCTCGCCCGGCTCCGGCTTGAAACCCTCGGTAATGATCTTGAAATGGTGGATCAGACCCTCGATGGTGTTGACCACGTCCTTCTTGGGCGGCAGCACGATCTTCGGGCAGTCGGCGAGAATCGGCCCCGGCTTTAGGCGGTCGAGGCACTGGTGGATGATCTTGCACGACTCGCGCATCTCGTCGAGACGCACCTTGTAACGGGCCCAGGTATCGCAGTCGGTGTGGGTGACGACCCTGAAATCGTAGGTTTCGTAACCGCAGTAGGGCTGGTCGCGCCGCAGGTCCCAGTCAACGCCGCTGCCACGCAGGGACGGCCCGGACAGGCCGACATCGATGGCATCTTCCGGCTTGATCACCCCGACCCCCATCACGCGCTTCTGCCAGATCTTGTTACCGGAGAGCAGGCCTTCGTAGGTGTTGATGTTGTCCGGCATTTCGTTGATGAAATCGCGGATCTCCTTCTCGATCCCGTCCGGCAGATCGGCGGACAGACCGCCGACGCGGAAATAGTTCGAGGTCATGCGGGCACCGGAGATCTTCTCGTAGAAGTCCATGATCCGCTCGCGCTCGCGGAAGCAGTAGAGGAAGACGGTCATGGCGCCGATATCGAGAGCATGGGTCGCCAGCCAGACCAGGTGACTCTTGATGCGGGTCAGCTCGGCCAGCATGACCCGGACCACGTTGGCCCGTTCGGGAATCTGGTCGCTGATGCCGAGCAGCTTCTCGACTGCCAGGACATAGCCCAGGTTGTTGTGCATCGGCGCCAGGTAGTCGAGACGGTCGGTCAGCGGCAGCACCTGATGGTAGGTCCGGTACTCGGACAGCTTCTCGACCCCGCGATGGAGAAATCCGATGTGCGGCGTCGCCTTGACAACCACCTCGCCGTCAAGCTCGAGCACCAGCTGGAGCACGCCGTGCGTCGACGGGTGCTGGGGCCCCATGTTGATGGTCATTGTTTCGAGATTCGCCATGTCTGCCTCGTCTTTATATGCTCAGATGAAGATTTTGATTCCGGAATCAGGAGAGCCTGCCCTGGTAGGGCTCGCGGTCAGGCCCCTGCACGGGATAGTCCTTGCGCAGCGGATGTCCTTCCCAGTCGTCCGGCAGCAGGATGCGCCGCAGGTCGGGATGCCCCTTGAAGTCGATGCCGAACATGTCCCAGACCTCACGCTCGAGCCAGTTGGCGGCGCTCCAGATGCCGACGACGGAGTCGATACGGCAATCGGCCTCCTCGACCGGCGCCTTCAGCCGCAGCCGCTGATGGGCGCCGATGCTGTAGAGGTGGTACACCACCATGAACCGGGGAGTCTCGCCCAGATAGTCGACCCCGCAGACATCAGTCAGAAAGTTGTAGCCACACTCCTCCTTGAGGAAGGCACAGACGGCGAGGATGTCCTCCTTCCTGACCGTGACCGAGGTCTGCCCCCGATGCTCGGCGACATCGAGCACACTCTCCTTGAACCGTTCCTTCAGCTTCGCTACCGCCGGATGTTCACTCATGGCCTCTATTGTCCTTTTGAAATTTTGCAGTATCTGAGGGTTGGACGGATCAGGCCTCGCTGATCCTTTCGCCAATGCCGATGGCCGACCCGAAGGAATTGCGCTCCTTCATGATCTTCTCCTGCAGCTTCATGATGCCGTAGAGGAGACCTTCCGGCCGGGGCGGACAACCGGGGACGTAGACATCGACGGGAAGCGCGGTATCGATGCCCTGAACCGTGCTGTAGGTGTCGAAGATCCCGCCGGAACAGGCACAGGCCCCCATGGCGATGACATATTTCGGCTCGGGCATCTGTTCGTAGACGGTCTTGATCACCGGCAGCATCTTCTTGGTGACGGTGCCGGCAATGATGATGCAGTCCGACTGCCGTGGCGAGGCGCGGAACAGAATGCCGAAACGGTCGAGGTCGAAACGGGCGGCGCCGGCAGCCATCATCTCGATGGCGCAGCAGGCCAGACCGAAGGTCATCGGCCAGAGAGACTTGGCCCGCGACCAGTTGACCAGCTTGTCGAGGGTGGTGGTTATGACGTTGTTACCGAGCGTTTCTACTCCCATTCCAGCGCTCCTTTTTTCCAGACGTAAACGTAGCCGACGAGGAGAATGATGATGAAGACTCCCATTTCGACAAAGCCGAACAGGCCGAGTCGCTTGAACATGACCGCCCAGGGATAGAGGAAGACCGCCTCGATGTCGAAGACGATGAAAAGCATGGCAATGATGTAGAACTTGATCGACAGACGCTCCCGCGCCGAGCCGACGGGCGGCATGCCACACTCATAGGGCGCCAGCTTGACTTCACTCGGTTTCTTCTGGCCGATCAGTCTCGACAAGACGATCGAGCCGACGGCAAAGGCTACCGCGATGACAATCAGAACGAGGATCGGCAGATAACTGTCCAGCATGTAGAGCTCCTCCCAACAGCGTTTGATTAGCTGATGCCCTGGCTGAAGGCGCAAGGATAGCGTTTACGGATTTTAAGCGTGTGCAAGGTAGGATAATTGCGCCCCAATGTCAAGGAAAAAATACAGTATACTGTATGCAATGCACCTGCCGTTTTTCCCTTTAAAAACGAGCGGTTACCAGATAAAATTCACCTCGTAAACATTACCATCCATCCCGGTGCGGCATGGATGAATTTTTCTTCATCACACCCGGAGGCCCAAGCTCCTGCCGCCGCCCCCTGACCTCGAAAAGCCCCGCCCCCTTTTCCCTTCAGAAAGTTCGCCCGCATGCCGACAGATAGAACAGAAACTCTGCCCCGGGGGACTACATGGCCAATCCAGCATTCGATGTCCGCGAGGAAAAAAACATCGCCCTGCCTGAATACGACCGGCACCTTGCCGACCTTCTCAGCCGCGCCACCCTGGCCTTTCTGCGTCACGGCGACCTGGCCAGCATGGCTCAGACCCTCCTGCAGGCCGCCCACGACAAGCTGCTGGCCGACGGCGGGCTGATCTTCGATTTCGACCCCCGGGGTCAGCCACGACTGTTGGCCGCCATCGCAGGAAGCTGGAACCGGAACCTGGCCCCCGACCCGGCCGATCCCGACGCCTGGCTCGGCGGCTTCCCCCAGCCCTTCCTTCGCCTGCCGCTGGAACGCGGTGAAACCCTGCTTTACGGTGAACCGCCGGCAATCGGTACCCTTGGGCAACCGATGCCGCACACTATCTATTCCATGCTCGCCATCCCGCTGGAGAACGAAGGGACCGCCATCGGCAGCGTCTTTCTCTTCAACCGTCCCCAGGGATTCAACGCCGAGTCCTGTCGCAACGCCGAAAATCTGGCCCACGCCATCGGCCTGGCCATCGCCGCCGCCCGGGAACGCCTGATGCGCCAGCAGACCGAAACCGAGCTGCGCCAGGCCCAGAAGATGGAAGCCCTCGGTCAGCTGGCTGCCGGCGTCGCCCACGACTTCAACAACATGCTGACCGTCATCAACGGCTATGTCTCCCTGGTTCACCGGTCGCTGCCGGAGGATGACGAGCATCGACAGGAACTCGACATCGCTCTCGAGGCTGGCCGGCGCGCCGCCGACCTGGCGCGGCAGCTGCTGGCCTTCAGCCGCCGTCAGATGCTGCAGCCGCAGGTGATCGACCTGAACGATCATCTCGACCGGCTGCAGAAGCTGCTGCGGCGTCTCATCCGGGAAGACATCCGTTTTCAGGTGAAGCTGACATCCGGACTTCCCTACATAAAGGTCGATCCCGGACAGCTGGAACAGATCCTGATGAACCTGGTCATCAACGCCCGCGACGCCATGCCCCAAGGCGGCGAACTATGCATCAGCACCGGCACCAGGGTCTTCGACCCGGCCTTTGTGAAACAGCATCCGGGAGCCAGACCCGGCCACTATGTCTGGTTCAGCGTGCGCGACAGCGGCGCCGGCATAGCGCCGGAAGATCTGGACCGCGTCTTCCAGCCTTTCTTCACCACCAAGGAGAAAGGCAAGGGAACCGGTCTCGGACTGGCGACCGTCTACGGCATCGTCAAGCAGAGCGGCGGCTACATCACCGTCGACAGCCAACAGGGAGCGGGAACCACCTTCACTGTCTACCTGCCGGCAACCAGCGAGGGACCCCGCGACGATACCCGTCCCGACCTGCCCGCCATCCGCTCGATCAGGGGCCGGATCCTGCTGGTCGAGGACGACCGCGATGTCCTG
Coding sequences:
- a CDS encoding GAF domain-containing hybrid sensor histidine kinase/response regulator; protein product: MANPAFDVREEKNIALPEYDRHLADLLSRATLAFLRHGDLASMAQTLLQAAHDKLLADGGLIFDFDPRGQPRLLAAIAGSWNRNLAPDPADPDAWLGGFPQPFLRLPLERGETLLYGEPPAIGTLGQPMPHTIYSMLAIPLENEGTAIGSVFLFNRPQGFNAESCRNAENLAHAIGLAIAAARERLMRQQTETELRQAQKMEALGQLAAGVAHDFNNMLTVINGYVSLVHRSLPEDDEHRQELDIALEAGRRAADLARQLLAFSRRQMLQPQVIDLNDHLDRLQKLLRRLIREDIRFQVKLTSGLPYIKVDPGQLEQILMNLVINARDAMPQGGELCISTGTRVFDPAFVKQHPGARPGHYVWFSVRDSGAGIAPEDLDRVFQPFFTTKEKGKGTGLGLATVYGIVKQSGGYITVDSQQGAGTTFTVYLPATSEGPRDDTRPDLPAIRSIRGRILLVEDDRDVLHYATRALLAHGLEVTPAQDVQLAIDLFSDDPQGFCLLVTDMVMPTLSGPLLAKRLRRIRPDLPVLFLSGYGQVTFENDFLQGEKGAYLAKPFTSEGLVRKIGEALAARQAGNGDMPDRQ